One window of the Actinomycetota bacterium genome contains the following:
- a CDS encoding ABC transporter ATP-binding protein, producing the protein MAGEYRGGKDGIAVEVKGVSKSFRLYHDLNYNLKEKIINWRKRGYELFWALNDVTFDVRHGETLAIIGPNGSGKSTLLRMMTRILKPDKGEINMHGKVAALLDLGAGFHPDLTGRENIYLNASILGFKKKEVDAIFDEIVEFSELEAFLDNQVKNYSSGMYVRLGFSVAINVDPDILLIDEVLAVGDEAFQAKCLERIRRLQEEGTTIILVTHTTDTAAQLSDRILWLESGRIRMLGDPWEVAGEYHKAMSLRPVGEEAGTRELEMTEVLLLDGEGRPCVEFETGKPMSIRVTFRAHAPVEDPVFSIAIHNSQGLLVYGTGTQRRGFGLGTVEGEGCLAFNIPSLMLLDGRYFLTVNAMSSDGLVNYHFLDKKYQFDVKSHGEDEGYLGMDCEIVRLHKGGG; encoded by the coding sequence ATGGCAGGCGAGTACCGGGGCGGAAAAGACGGGATCGCGGTGGAGGTGAAGGGCGTGAGCAAGTCCTTCCGCCTCTACCACGACCTCAACTACAACCTGAAAGAGAAGATCATCAACTGGAGGAAAAGGGGCTACGAGCTGTTCTGGGCCCTGAACGACGTCACCTTCGACGTGCGACACGGCGAAACGCTGGCCATCATCGGTCCCAACGGCTCGGGGAAGTCGACGCTCCTGCGCATGATGACCCGCATCCTCAAGCCGGACAAGGGGGAGATCAACATGCACGGCAAGGTGGCCGCCCTGCTGGACCTGGGCGCCGGCTTCCATCCCGATCTCACCGGCAGGGAGAACATCTACCTGAACGCCTCCATCCTGGGCTTCAAGAAGAAAGAGGTGGACGCCATATTCGACGAGATCGTGGAGTTTTCCGAGCTGGAGGCCTTCCTCGACAACCAGGTGAAGAACTATTCGAGCGGCATGTACGTGCGGCTGGGTTTCTCCGTGGCCATCAACGTCGACCCGGACATCCTGCTCATAGACGAGGTGCTGGCGGTCGGCGACGAGGCCTTCCAGGCCAAGTGCCTGGAGAGGATAAGGAGGCTGCAGGAGGAGGGAACCACCATAATCCTGGTGACGCACACCACCGATACCGCCGCCCAGCTCTCGGACCGCATACTGTGGCTGGAATCGGGAAGGATAAGGATGCTGGGGGATCCCTGGGAGGTGGCGGGCGAGTACCACAAGGCCATGTCGCTGCGGCCCGTGGGCGAGGAGGCGGGGACCAGGGAGCTCGAGATGACCGAGGTGCTGCTGCTCGACGGCGAGGGGAGGCCCTGCGTGGAGTTCGAGACGGGGAAACCCATGAGCATCAGGGTCACCTTCCGGGCGCACGCCCCCGTGGAGGACCCGGTCTTCTCCATAGCCATACACAACTCCCAGGGACTACTGGTGTACGGGACGGGCACGCAACGCAGGGGGTTCGGCCTGGGCACCGTGGAAGGGGAGGGTTGCCTCGCCTTCAACATACCGAGCCTGATGCTCCTTGACGGGAGGTATTTCCTAACCGTTAACGCCATGTCTTCGGACGGGCTGGTCAACTACCATTTCCTGGATAAGAAATACCAGTTCGACGTGAAGTCCCACGGGGAGGATGAGGGTTACCTGGGCATGGATTGCGAGATCGTGAGGCTGCACAAGGGCGGTGGTTGA
- a CDS encoding glycosyltransferase family 4 protein: protein MAERPIAFVVVRYGEEVVGGAESFVRSLAEELHGRGWPVEVLTTCALNSFSWENHYPAGEELVGGVRVRRFPTSRQALRPQRFRRLASAIEEGRRLSRRNELRWLKAVVYSEEMCEYISRNAERYRAFLFIPYLFGTTYLGWERVRDRALLIPCLHDEPFARLGIFRRMVCEAKGVLYNTPQERELAKRLYGEKADGHVVGLGLDDYVADEARFRRRFGLQGDFVLYAGRRESGKNTPLLIRYFCNYLVHTGRDLRLVLVGSGPVEVPRGFEGKVVDLAFLKEEDKRDAYAAAAVLCQPSLNESFSIVQLEAWLAGTPTLVHGDCPVTRSHVENSQGGLWFRDYHQFHAALDLLLDSPGLRAKMGELGRAYVLRNYSWDRIVRRFGEALRGSGFPCPEAGDGGG from the coding sequence GTGGCGGAAAGACCGATCGCCTTCGTGGTGGTCCGTTACGGCGAGGAAGTGGTGGGGGGAGCGGAGTCCTTCGTGCGCAGCCTGGCCGAGGAACTGCACGGGCGGGGCTGGCCGGTGGAGGTGCTGACCACCTGCGCGCTGAACAGCTTTTCGTGGGAAAACCATTACCCCGCGGGTGAGGAGCTGGTCGGCGGGGTGCGCGTGAGGCGTTTTCCCACCAGCAGGCAGGCCTTGCGCCCGCAGCGTTTCCGCCGCCTCGCTTCCGCCATCGAGGAGGGCAGGAGGCTTTCCCGCAGGAACGAACTCCGCTGGTTGAAGGCGGTGGTTTACAGCGAGGAGATGTGCGAGTATATCTCGCGCAACGCGGAACGGTACCGCGCCTTCCTCTTCATCCCCTACCTTTTCGGCACCACCTACCTGGGGTGGGAGAGGGTCAGGGACAGGGCCCTCCTCATACCGTGCCTGCACGACGAGCCCTTTGCGCGCCTGGGTATCTTCCGCCGCATGGTGTGCGAGGCGAAGGGCGTGCTCTACAACACGCCCCAGGAAAGGGAGCTGGCGAAGAGGCTCTACGGCGAGAAAGCCGACGGCCACGTCGTGGGACTGGGCCTTGACGACTATGTGGCAGACGAGGCCAGGTTCCGGAGGAGGTTCGGCCTGCAGGGAGATTTCGTCCTGTATGCCGGGCGGCGGGAGAGCGGCAAGAACACGCCGCTGCTCATCCGCTATTTCTGCAATTACCTGGTGCACACGGGCCGGGACCTGAGGCTGGTGCTGGTGGGCTCGGGGCCGGTGGAAGTGCCCCGGGGGTTCGAGGGGAAGGTGGTGGACCTCGCCTTCCTGAAAGAAGAGGACAAGAGGGACGCCTACGCGGCCGCCGCCGTCCTGTGCCAGCCGTCGCTCAATGAGAGTTTTTCCATCGTGCAGCTCGAGGCCTGGCTGGCGGGGACGCCTACGCTGGTGCACGGCGACTGCCCGGTGACGAGGAGCCACGTCGAGAACTCGCAGGGGGGGCTGTGGTTCCGCGACTACCACCAGTTCCACGCGGCGCTTGACCTCCTGCTGGACAGCCCGGGATTGCGGGCGAAGATGGGAGAGCTGGGGAGGGCTTACGTGTTGCGCAACTATTCCTGGGACCGTATCGTGCGCAGGTTCGGCGAGGCCCTGCGGGGAAGCGGTTTCCCCTGTCCGGAGGCCGGGGATGGCGGTGGATAG
- a CDS encoding glycosyltransferase has product MAVDSVTARKRAKAEGPSQSGAMRVYQLVREWREGEAYADRVLSVRAWLEGAGIANVVCVADPASGHAPPGACPLRRVPRSPSRGDVLVMHRDCLPREAARHLARRFPALVFLGPVAHREEGEGALDDGGGGPQPDDVLGGAKGELLVVVHSGAAKAALAGSGLGIHETEVIPVVSAWEGVPRAGGDARLARMLDDGRTNILFCCRRVTRAVMEDLLDVFHAYHRLVNASSRLIIWGGITPADLEFTGREVQRRGLQDSVLLLPSSRSAEKVSCLEKSHIFLAPGGGEEVFPDVVSAMHASLPVVARADGYLEELLGDCGVLYEDEDPVLVGELLESLCRDPLLRERVLQGQRDRYRLLCEAEMRDRLLKALRRLGLDQD; this is encoded by the coding sequence ATGGCGGTGGATAGCGTGACCGCGCGGAAGCGGGCGAAGGCGGAGGGCCCGTCGCAGAGCGGCGCCATGCGCGTCTACCAGCTCGTGCGGGAATGGCGCGAGGGAGAGGCGTACGCCGACAGGGTGCTGTCGGTCAGGGCCTGGCTGGAAGGGGCGGGGATCGCGAACGTGGTCTGCGTGGCGGATCCTGCCAGCGGGCATGCGCCGCCCGGAGCGTGCCCCCTGCGCCGCGTGCCCAGGTCGCCGTCGCGGGGAGACGTGCTCGTGATGCACCGGGACTGCCTGCCGCGGGAGGCCGCCCGCCACCTGGCGAGGAGGTTCCCCGCGCTCGTTTTCCTGGGCCCCGTTGCGCACCGGGAGGAGGGAGAAGGGGCACTCGATGATGGCGGGGGGGGCCCGCAGCCGGATGATGTCCTCGGGGGGGCGAAAGGAGAACTCCTCGTGGTGGTCCATTCGGGTGCGGCGAAGGCGGCACTGGCGGGCAGCGGCCTGGGGATCCACGAAACGGAGGTGATCCCCGTGGTGTCCGCGTGGGAAGGCGTCCCGAGAGCGGGCGGCGACGCCCGCCTCGCGCGGATGCTGGACGACGGGAGGACCAATATATTGTTCTGCTGCAGGAGGGTTACGCGCGCGGTCATGGAGGACCTGCTCGACGTCTTCCATGCCTACCACCGCCTGGTGAACGCGTCGTCGAGGCTCATCATCTGGGGCGGGATCACCCCGGCGGACCTGGAGTTCACGGGGCGCGAGGTGCAACGGCGAGGGTTGCAGGACAGCGTGCTGCTCCTGCCCTCTTCCAGGTCGGCGGAGAAGGTTTCCTGCCTGGAGAAGTCGCATATCTTCCTCGCTCCCGGCGGCGGGGAGGAGGTTTTTCCCGATGTCGTGTCGGCCATGCACGCGTCGCTTCCGGTGGTGGCGCGGGCGGACGGGTACCTGGAGGAGCTGCTCGGCGACTGCGGCGTCCTTTACGAGGATGAGGACCCCGTGCTCGTGGGGGAACTGCTGGAAAGCCTCTGCCGGGACCCGCTCTTAAGGGAGCGGGTGCTGCAGGGGCAGCGGGACAGGTACCGCTTGTTGTGCGAGGCGGAGATGAGGGACAGGCTGCTGAAAGCATTGAGGAGGCTCGGTCTTGATCAGGATTAA
- a CDS encoding glycosyltransferase family 4 protein: protein MRVHQICARLQKGDAITNNALNMHRTFLSWGLESHVYAHETDPRMARYNEGEEVYRRRYRGAKGDLLLYHYSVYCDNYRLFLASRNRRILIYHNITPPHFFAPYSPRVASFCEKGLRLLPRLRECDFAWGDSDFNRRDLVAAGFPPERTGVMPIYVDFSYLDEEEPGMRARLRDGRWNILFVGRLVPNKRVDELLRFFVYYHHMVNPGSRLMLIGASWLDGYTRELWRIVEEYRLAGSVMLPGGPTGVSDRELASFYRSADVFMTMSEHEGFCVPLAESMKEGLPIVAYAAAAVPETLGGSGILFTRKAFPYIAEAVEELRLNAAFRERIVSGERRRFEDFRPEAAEGRLRAALAPFLS, encoded by the coding sequence ATGAGGGTCCACCAGATCTGCGCGCGGCTGCAAAAGGGAGACGCCATAACCAACAACGCGCTCAACATGCACCGCACCTTCCTCTCCTGGGGACTGGAGAGCCACGTATATGCCCACGAGACGGACCCCCGCATGGCCCGGTATAACGAGGGGGAAGAGGTCTACCGCAGGAGATACCGCGGGGCGAAGGGGGACCTGCTCCTCTACCACTACTCCGTTTACTGCGATAATTACCGCCTCTTCCTCGCCAGCAGGAACCGCAGGATCCTCATCTACCACAACATCACCCCGCCGCATTTTTTCGCGCCCTACAGCCCGCGGGTCGCTTCCTTCTGCGAGAAGGGGCTGCGCCTGCTGCCCCGCCTCAGGGAATGCGACTTCGCCTGGGGGGATTCGGACTTCAACCGGCGTGACCTCGTGGCGGCCGGGTTCCCGCCCGAGAGGACGGGCGTCATGCCCATCTACGTGGATTTTTCCTACCTGGACGAGGAGGAACCCGGCATGAGGGCGCGGCTGCGGGACGGCAGGTGGAACATCCTCTTCGTGGGGAGGCTGGTTCCCAACAAGCGAGTGGACGAACTGCTGCGCTTTTTCGTTTATTACCATCATATGGTAAACCCCGGTTCGCGGCTCATGCTCATAGGCGCCTCCTGGCTGGACGGGTATACGCGCGAGCTGTGGCGCATCGTAGAGGAATACCGCCTCGCGGGCTCCGTCATGCTTCCCGGAGGGCCCACGGGCGTCAGCGACCGGGAGCTGGCCTCCTTCTATCGCTCGGCGGACGTCTTCATGACCATGAGCGAGCACGAGGGTTTCTGCGTTCCCCTTGCGGAAAGCATGAAGGAGGGTCTGCCCATCGTCGCCTACGCGGCGGCGGCGGTCCCGGAGACGCTGGGAGGAAGCGGCATACTCTTCACCAGGAAGGCGTTTCCCTATATCGCGGAGGCGGTGGAGGAACTGCGCCTCAACGCCGCTTTCAGGGAGAGGATAGTCTCCGGGGAGAGGAGAAGATTCGAGGACTTCCGTCCCGAGGCGGCGGAAGGACGTCTGCGCGCGGCCCTCGCTCCCTTCCTTTCCTGA
- a CDS encoding Asp23/Gls24 family envelope stress response protein → MKGKIVISDGVLADLAGLTCTRCYGIVGMASQSLHEGVAELLGRESLRRGVRLKRRDESVSFDLYVIVKVGVNIVEVAHNLIEQVKYTVESCSGLRVEDVQVHVQGVRES, encoded by the coding sequence GTGAAGGGAAAGATCGTCATAAGCGACGGGGTGCTGGCCGACCTCGCCGGCCTGACCTGCACGCGCTGTTACGGCATCGTGGGCATGGCCAGCCAGAGCCTGCACGAGGGCGTGGCGGAGCTGCTGGGCAGGGAGTCCCTGCGCCGGGGGGTGCGCCTGAAGCGCAGGGACGAGTCGGTCAGCTTCGACCTGTATGTCATCGTCAAGGTAGGGGTGAACATCGTAGAAGTGGCGCATAACCTTATCGAGCAGGTGAAATACACGGTGGAGAGCTGCAGTGGGTTGCGGGTCGAGGACGTGCAGGTCCACGTGCAGGGAGTGCGCGAAAGCTGA
- a CDS encoding DAK2 domain-containing protein, giving the protein MVDALRAADLCGLVDGALEALRVHKDEINAMNVFPVPDGDTGTNMLLTMQAVKEAIGSSDHHDMSSVCQAIARGSLMGARGNSGVVLSQILKGMTEVMGGLEEVGVADMAEALSRGSEVAYRAVMKPVEGTILTVVREAAEEGERARGDSASLEEWFAHVIRRAREALERTPDMLPVLKEAGVVDAGGRGLVAIFEGILARLSGEDLGRVEEDAALSVARVLEQAEDYRYEAQFMLHCKDSKVERFREVLQGLGGSVLVVGGDKLYRVHVHTDDLGKVIEEASAIGRLSDVEISDLREQVHEAGGGPAAPGKATAIVAVAVGEGIKEILYSMGVDVIVDGGQSMNPSTAEILDAIESVPQDHVLLIPNNRNIIPAAEQTRELTGKEVAVIPAVSITEGFAAMVAYDPRCGWDENRERMVQALRKVKTGAVTTAVRDSKCGLGKIRKGSYIGLFRGEIVSAADELLRAAKDLLRKMVGDGDEVASVIVGEGAAGMDHGPIVEMLEERGLEVEVIDGGQPVYHYIFGLE; this is encoded by the coding sequence TTGGTTGATGCTCTGCGGGCGGCCGACCTGTGCGGGCTCGTTGACGGTGCCCTCGAGGCCCTGCGGGTCCACAAGGACGAGATAAACGCCATGAACGTCTTCCCGGTCCCGGACGGCGACACGGGCACCAACATGCTCCTCACCATGCAGGCCGTGAAGGAGGCCATCGGGTCGAGCGACCACCATGACATGTCATCGGTCTGCCAGGCCATCGCGAGGGGTTCCCTGATGGGGGCGCGCGGCAATTCCGGCGTGGTCCTTTCGCAGATCCTCAAGGGCATGACCGAGGTCATGGGCGGGCTGGAAGAAGTGGGCGTGGCGGATATGGCGGAGGCCCTGTCCCGCGGCAGCGAGGTGGCGTACCGCGCGGTCATGAAACCCGTCGAGGGTACCATACTCACCGTGGTGAGAGAGGCCGCTGAGGAAGGGGAGAGGGCCAGGGGAGACAGCGCATCCCTCGAGGAATGGTTCGCGCACGTGATCCGCAGGGCACGCGAAGCGCTGGAGCGTACCCCCGACATGCTGCCCGTGCTCAAGGAGGCCGGCGTGGTCGACGCGGGAGGGCGCGGGCTGGTGGCCATCTTCGAGGGCATCCTCGCACGCCTGAGCGGCGAGGACCTCGGGCGCGTGGAGGAGGACGCGGCCTTGTCCGTGGCGCGCGTCCTGGAACAGGCGGAGGACTACCGCTACGAGGCCCAGTTCATGCTCCATTGCAAGGACTCCAAGGTGGAGCGCTTCCGCGAGGTCCTGCAGGGGCTCGGGGGCTCCGTGCTGGTGGTGGGGGGCGACAAGCTCTACCGCGTTCACGTGCACACCGACGACCTGGGCAAGGTCATCGAGGAGGCGTCCGCGATAGGCAGGCTCAGCGACGTGGAGATCAGCGACCTCAGGGAGCAGGTGCATGAGGCGGGTGGCGGCCCCGCGGCGCCGGGAAAGGCCACCGCCATCGTGGCGGTGGCGGTGGGAGAGGGAATAAAGGAGATCCTCTATTCCATGGGGGTTGACGTCATCGTCGACGGTGGCCAGAGCATGAATCCCAGCACGGCGGAGATACTCGACGCCATCGAAAGCGTCCCCCAGGACCACGTGCTCCTCATCCCCAACAACAGGAACATCATCCCCGCCGCGGAGCAGACCAGGGAGCTCACCGGGAAGGAGGTCGCCGTGATACCGGCGGTTTCCATCACGGAGGGATTCGCGGCCATGGTCGCCTACGATCCCCGATGCGGCTGGGACGAGAACAGGGAACGCATGGTACAGGCCCTGCGCAAGGTGAAGACGGGCGCGGTGACCACCGCCGTCAGGGACAGCAAGTGCGGCCTGGGGAAGATAAGGAAGGGCTCATACATCGGGCTTTTCCGGGGGGAGATAGTCTCCGCCGCGGACGAGCTGCTGCGTGCGGCGAAGGACCTCCTGCGGAAGATGGTGGGGGACGGGGACGAGGTCGCCAGCGTTATAGTGGGAGAGGGGGCCGCGGGCATGGATCACGGTCCCATAGTCGAGATGCTGGAGGAGCGCGGGCTGGAGGTCGAGGTCATCGACGGCGGGCAGCCAGTGTACCATTACATTTTCGGCCTGGAATGA
- the recG gene encoding ATP-dependent DNA helicase RecG, translated as MTVPADRRVEELAAHWHSLRSPVSEVRGIGSSLTRHLEAMGIRTVEDLLLHFPRRYLDRRRISRICEVRIGEEATVVGTVRSLESRRLSRNRSVLSVAVYDGTAYLYGVWFNQPYHADRLPEGTGVVFSGKVQYRFGKLQMTNPSYDILEDTDEVGRATVHTGRIIPIHPASQRLSAAMLRRLVMRALEQYGDLPDHIPYGLRRRHGFPPRAQALREMHFPTTRGRLNRARQRMAYEELLVMQVALAANRRHMRTETRGIAHVPPGGLLERFTRNLPFRLTASQERAFREITADMTAPSPMNRLLQGEVGSGKTVVALMALLLAVEGGHQGVFMAPTEILAEQHYRNICALLQEGMEVRVELLTGSTTAARRREILREAAAGGLDILVGTHALIQDDVDFRDLGLAVIDEQHRFGLRQRILLKEKGAHPDTLIMTATPIPRTLSLTLYGDLEVSVLRELPEGRAETTTMVIGVGERERAYRLMHEELAKGRQAYVVCPLVDPSPAVEAKAAEKEARELGSRFPQYGVGLLHGQMAKAEKDAVMESFRRGDVQLLVSTTVIEVGIDVPNATVMMVENADRFGLSQLHQLRGRVGRGEHRSHCIFVFTGDGEESLRRRKAIAEISDGFELAEADLDIRGEGTLFGTRQSGVSDLRVARLNKDYRLLRAARSDAFSLVEEDPHLERPHNRLLRLEVRERYGENLAWLFQA; from the coding sequence ATGACGGTTCCGGCTGATCGGCGGGTTGAGGAACTGGCGGCGCACTGGCATTCCCTCCGCAGCCCGGTGAGCGAGGTGCGGGGGATAGGGAGCAGCCTCACGCGCCACCTCGAGGCCATGGGCATCCGCACGGTGGAGGACCTGCTCCTGCATTTTCCCCGGCGCTACCTCGATCGCCGCCGCATCTCGCGCATCTGCGAGGTACGCATCGGCGAGGAGGCGACGGTGGTGGGGACGGTGCGCTCGCTGGAGTCGAGGCGGCTCTCGCGCAATCGCAGCGTGCTCAGCGTGGCCGTTTACGACGGCACCGCATACCTTTACGGGGTGTGGTTCAACCAGCCCTACCACGCAGACAGGCTGCCGGAGGGAACCGGCGTCGTCTTTTCCGGAAAGGTGCAGTACCGATTCGGGAAGCTGCAGATGACCAATCCCTCCTACGACATCCTCGAGGACACGGACGAGGTGGGACGGGCCACGGTTCATACCGGGCGCATCATCCCCATCCACCCCGCGTCGCAGAGATTGAGCGCCGCCATGCTGCGGAGACTTGTCATGCGCGCGCTGGAACAGTACGGGGACCTGCCCGACCACATACCCTACGGGCTGCGCAGGCGGCACGGTTTCCCCCCGCGCGCGCAGGCCCTGCGCGAGATGCACTTCCCCACCACGCGGGGCCGCCTCAACCGGGCGCGGCAGCGCATGGCTTACGAGGAGTTGCTGGTCATGCAGGTGGCCCTGGCGGCCAACCGCCGTCACATGCGCACGGAGACGCGAGGTATAGCCCACGTGCCTCCCGGCGGGTTGCTCGAGCGCTTCACGCGCAACCTCCCCTTCCGGCTTACCGCCTCGCAGGAACGCGCCTTCAGGGAGATAACCGCCGACATGACGGCCCCCTCCCCCATGAACCGCCTGCTGCAGGGCGAGGTGGGATCGGGAAAGACGGTGGTCGCCCTCATGGCCCTGCTCCTCGCGGTGGAAGGGGGGCATCAGGGCGTTTTCATGGCGCCGACCGAGATACTCGCGGAGCAGCACTACCGGAACATCTGCGCGCTGCTTCAGGAAGGCATGGAGGTGCGGGTGGAGCTGCTCACCGGGAGCACCACGGCAGCGCGCCGGCGGGAGATACTGCGGGAGGCCGCCGCCGGCGGCCTGGACATTCTCGTGGGGACCCATGCCCTCATCCAGGACGACGTGGATTTCCGTGACCTGGGGCTGGCGGTGATAGACGAGCAGCACCGCTTCGGACTGCGCCAGAGGATACTGCTCAAGGAGAAGGGCGCGCACCCTGATACCCTCATCATGACCGCCACTCCCATTCCGCGCACCCTCTCCCTCACGCTCTACGGGGACCTGGAGGTCTCCGTGCTGCGCGAGCTGCCGGAGGGCAGGGCGGAAACGACCACCATGGTCATCGGCGTAGGCGAGAGGGAGCGGGCATACCGGCTGATGCACGAGGAGCTGGCGAAGGGGAGGCAGGCTTACGTTGTATGCCCGCTCGTGGACCCGTCTCCGGCCGTGGAGGCCAAGGCGGCGGAGAAGGAGGCCCGCGAGTTGGGCTCACGCTTCCCGCAGTACGGCGTGGGGCTGCTGCACGGCCAGATGGCCAAGGCGGAGAAGGACGCCGTCATGGAGTCCTTCAGGAGAGGGGACGTCCAGCTCCTGGTGTCGACCACCGTCATCGAGGTGGGCATAGATGTCCCCAACGCCACGGTCATGATGGTGGAGAACGCGGACCGTTTCGGCCTCTCCCAGCTGCACCAGTTGCGGGGGCGCGTGGGCAGGGGCGAACACCGCTCCCACTGCATTTTCGTCTTCACGGGCGACGGCGAGGAATCGTTGCGTCGCAGGAAGGCCATCGCCGAGATAAGCGACGGCTTCGAGCTGGCGGAGGCCGACCTGGATATCCGCGGCGAGGGCACCCTTTTCGGCACGCGCCAGTCGGGGGTCTCGGACCTGCGGGTGGCCCGGCTCAACAAGGATTACCGCCTGCTGCGCGCGGCGCGCAGCGATGCCTTCTCCCTGGTGGAGGAGGACCCCCACCTGGAGAGGCCGCATAACCGCCTGCTGCGGCTGGAGGTGAGGGAGAGATACGGCGAGAACCTCGCGTGGCTCTTCCAGGCCTGA
- the rsmD gene encoding 16S rRNA (guanine(966)-N(2))-methyltransferase RsmD — MRIIAGEAKGRHIRAPRGRNTRPMRDFVREAVFGMLGERVAGARVLDLFAGSGSLGLEALSRGAQHAVFVDRGREAARIIQENLDKLGMSDRGTVVRCEVLDYLRKNRLPGSAFDLIFIDPPYKIDVNYREEMLKRLADGGFLGPCAVLVMEAPLRSSIPGAPPGLGFRERRKYGETAVDIYMQEENIVREERGAGEE, encoded by the coding sequence ATGAGGATCATCGCGGGAGAGGCGAAGGGAAGGCACATCAGGGCTCCGCGCGGGAGGAACACGCGGCCCATGCGGGATTTCGTGCGCGAGGCGGTATTCGGCATGCTGGGGGAGCGCGTGGCGGGCGCGCGGGTGCTGGACCTGTTCGCCGGCAGCGGTTCCCTCGGACTCGAGGCCTTGAGCAGGGGAGCGCAGCACGCGGTCTTCGTGGACAGGGGAAGGGAGGCGGCACGTATTATTCAGGAAAATCTGGATAAGCTTGGCATGAGCGACAGGGGAACGGTGGTACGGTGCGAGGTCCTCGATTACCTGCGTAAAAACCGCTTACCCGGGAGCGCCTTCGATTTGATTTTTATAGACCCACCCTATAAAATTGATGTCAATTACCGCGAAGAAATGCTGAAAAGACTGGCCGACGGCGGGTTCCTGGGGCCCTGCGCAGTGCTGGTGATGGAGGCTCCGCTGCGGAGCTCGATCCCCGGGGCGCCTCCGGGATTGGGTTTCCGGGAGAGAAGAAAATACGGAGAGACCGCGGTCGATATTTACATGCAGGAGGAAAATATTGTAAGGGAGGAGAGGGGGGCAGGCGAGGAATGA
- the coaD gene encoding pantetheine-phosphate adenylyltransferase, translating into MTVAICPGTFDPITNGHLDVIKRASHFFERFIVAVAANPAKEPLFDLEERVYLLRKATEGLENVEVESFDTLLVDFARKVGATAIIKGLRALSDFEYEFQMAQINQALDEHIETFFVMANPMYTFISSSAVREVASYGGCVKGLVPENIEGELIRMFRKKFGGSQKGAV; encoded by the coding sequence ATGACGGTAGCGATATGCCCGGGAACGTTCGATCCCATAACCAATGGACACCTGGACGTCATAAAGAGGGCAAGCCACTTCTTCGAGCGCTTCATCGTGGCCGTGGCGGCCAACCCCGCCAAGGAACCCCTCTTCGACCTGGAGGAGAGGGTGTATCTCCTGCGCAAGGCCACGGAGGGCCTGGAAAACGTGGAGGTTGAGTCGTTCGACACCCTGCTGGTGGATTTCGCCCGCAAGGTGGGAGCCACGGCCATCATCAAGGGCCTGCGGGCGCTGAGCGATTTCGAGTACGAGTTCCAGATGGCCCAGATAAACCAGGCGCTGGACGAGCATATCGAGACCTTTTTCGTCATGGCCAACCCCATGTACACCTTCATAAGCTCGAGCGCGGTAAGGGAGGTCGCGAGCTACGGGGGTTGCGTGAAGGGCCTGGTGCCGGAGAATATAGAGGGGGAGCTGATAAGGATGTTCAGAAAGAAATTCGGCGGCTCGCAGAAAGGGGCGGTCTAA
- a CDS encoding ATPase, protein MDVFQQLDRIEDLIVSSKHVPFSSSVMVNETEIFELLDEFRSSLPEELKQARWMVKEKQEIMEEARKEAERIREEAQEERRRLIDETEIIKAAKAEAEKIIEDAQAQAREIRLEAEDYADERLANLEVTCYKLLEVIKRARERLQGPPEQEEVSEEFDLE, encoded by the coding sequence ATGGATGTCTTTCAACAACTGGATCGCATAGAGGATCTCATAGTATCCAGCAAGCACGTGCCCTTTTCCTCCTCGGTGATGGTCAACGAAACGGAGATATTCGAGCTGCTGGACGAGTTCCGCAGCTCTCTTCCGGAGGAACTCAAGCAGGCACGGTGGATGGTAAAGGAAAAGCAGGAGATCATGGAGGAGGCCCGCAAGGAGGCCGAGAGGATACGGGAGGAGGCGCAGGAGGAGAGGAGGCGCCTCATAGACGAAACGGAGATCATCAAGGCGGCCAAGGCAGAGGCGGAGAAGATCATCGAAGACGCGCAGGCACAGGCGAGGGAGATACGGCTGGAGGCTGAGGATTACGCCGACGAGCGCCTGGCCAACCTCGAGGTGACCTGTTACAAGCTGCTGGAGGTGATCAAGAGGGCGCGCGAGAGGCTCCAGGGGCCTCCGGAGCAGGAGGAGGTGAGCGAGGAGTTCGACCTGGAGTGA